The following proteins are encoded in a genomic region of Gossypium hirsutum isolate 1008001.06 chromosome D05, Gossypium_hirsutum_v2.1, whole genome shotgun sequence:
- the LOC107907079 gene encoding uncharacterized protein isoform X1 has translation MSFSSSYSNLRLTPNRCDNLFFCSPQNPFRIREFRVYRKRRRLRLFRSNPTLQSQFNFSFDNNVFQNLPSLDLLTPVLGLTSGVALYLSSRLNLASGGENNVCDIGEWILFTSPTPFNRFVILRCPSISFEGSELMEDVNERLVKEDRHFVRLNSGRMIQASRNRGEEPNELEYQRLCINTEDGGVISIDWPANLDLSEEHGLDTTVLVVPGTAEGSMDKKVKAFVKEAVFCGFFPVVMNPRGCASSPLTTPRLFTAADSDDISTAIQFINKARPWNTLMGVGWGYGANMLTKYLAEAGEKTPLTAATCIDNPFDLEEATRLTPYHIALNEKLTSGLVDILRSNKELFLGRAKGFDVEKALSAKSVRDFDKAISMVSYGFEAIEDFYSKCSSRSLVGKVKIPVLYIQNDGGSVPLFSTPRGLIAENPFTSLLLCSCSSSRATVSWCHHLTIEWLTAVELGLLKGRHPLLKDVDISINPSKGLTFAEGRLTGKGGNTKKLLDLSRLNSVNGYSVGPRRGMLEDGDTAPSIHLQSRQDSLKDMELQEKGLHRVHNDMLAQSKPLEAELAKEEAELEDGERGQVLQTAQVAMNMLDVTMPGTLKEAEKQKVLAAVNQGETLMKALQDAVPEDVREKLTAAVSVIMHAQGTNLKQGIERIPKMQSGFKSKVHESVSDVHSTDEIKRTEGLADGTDNNQVGSERATAGQGSESRTLDNIQSSNDVGQSQSISGDQGDISSSVRKDASETGKIHESDDLNNEKASLHADSIEPGSVINVNLTTQDEKEGSTDEIVKSKADPDGGVDRVEMKYNNSPRQKEEKVVDSLTDQNNAAPSGSSEAQPEEGERNDNQKKDLQHPPDQNKSTITDSNAPTFNVSQALDALTGMDDSTQVAVNSVFGVLENMITQFEEEKEENGSHDGHELRTDDTNSVPETQDTFGKKEGSENDNKLRETKGSKDNQSMISDRFHDPPIHNDHGNSSDLGDDSTSEWLEEESPQNPVSSEGNGSDDSQEQIVGNSLDLPINNDHIVGRKMVADYSYRPINSTPSYINASQYEDFLHSEYFQRYLLSKQTTKPLDVDTTTALLFDYFPEEGQWMLLEQPGENGDSAGDVTTHSREPEAPAAEVSKMKNYIEPSYVILDTERQHDPFGEFETIDNTNGYSRKDRKGLEELMQLVKITILDSLRVEVDRRLSASDMEEMESQLAIDIETVATAVSLSIGDYKELNDFEGKEYVIDNSSEKVGTVNGENVVRAISSTVQSTSYLRRVLPVGVIIGSSLAGLRKYFDLSTVHDEYISEVEPADETQVSREKNHGKTSIIDIDQSPVYETSQNGTSHSPSSKEVVETGLKTLNKDDVMVGAVTAALGASALLAPLPDKDPLEENETAESSSKLFKEKGHQHKEPGIPEGAVADKHQINMVTSLAEKALSVAGPVVPMKEDGELDQERLVAMLADLGQRGGVLRLVGKIALLWGGIRGAMSLTDRLITFLHIAERPLYQRILGFVGMVLVLWSPVIVPLLPALVQSWTKNTPAKFAELVSILGFYVALMILVLLWGKRIRGYQNPHEQYGLELTSSTIKGLLMGLIGGVILVVSIQSVNSLLGCVSWSWPSNLLPSSLDLVARLKVYGKLLVFAVRGIATATGIVLVEELVFRSWLPDEIAADFGYHWGIIISGLAFSLFQRSLMAIPGLWLLSLALSGIRQRNEGSLSVPIGLRTGIMASSFVLQTSGFPIYKANHPLWVTEACPFQPFSGVVGVAFALLLATIVYPRQPLEHKNLKEEL, from the exons ATGAGCTTCTCTTCCAGTTACAGTAATCTCCGTCTTACGCCAAACCGCTGCGACAACCTCTTCTTTTGCTCCCCTCAAAATCCTTTCCGAATACGCGAATTTCGCGTTTAcaggaaacgacgccgtttgaggCTCTTCCGCTCAAACCCCACTCTCCAAAGCCAATTCAATTTCTCTTTCGATAACAACGTTTTCCAGAACCTTCCTTCGCTCGATCTTCTCACGCCGGTTTTGGGTCTAACTTCCGGTGTCGCTCTTTATTTATCGTCGCGGTTGAATTTAGCTTCCGGAGGTGAAAACAATGTCTGCGATATTGGAGAGTGGATTTTGTTCACCAGTCCGACGCCGTTTAATCGATTCGTCATCCTTCGATGCCCTTCTATATCGTTCGAAGGGAGTGAGCTGATGGAGGATGTGAACGAGAGGTTGGTGAAAGAAGATAGGCATTTCGTGAGGCTAAATAGCGGGAGGATGATACAGGCGAGTAGAAACAGGGGAGAGGAGCCGAATGAGTTGGAATACCAGAGACTTTGTATAAACACGGAGGATGGCGGTGTAATTTCGATTGATTGGCCGGCGAATTTAGACTTGAGCGAAGAACATGGATTGGACACGACAGTTTTGGTGGTTCCGGGAACGGCGGAGGGTAGCATGGACAAGAAGGTGAAGGCGTTTGTTAAGGAGGCAGTTTTTTGTGGGTTTTTTCCGGTTGTTATGAATCCTCGAGGTTGCGCCAGCTCGCCACTCACCACTCCTCG GTTGTTTACAGCTGCTGACAGTGATGATATCTCAACTGCTATACAGTTCATTAATAAGGCAAGACCATGGAACACATTGATGGGTGTTGGCTGGGGATATGGCGCAAACATGTTGACGAAATACTTGGCAGAAGCTGGTGAGAAAACACCTCTGACAGCTGCGACTTGCATAGATAATCCTTTTGACTTGGAGGAGGCCACAAGATTGACTCCCTATCACATTGCTTTAAATGAAAAACTCACTAGTGGACTTGTAGATATTCTACGATCTAATAAG GAACTATTTCTGGGCCGAGCAAAAGGGTTTGATGTGGAAAAGGCTCTATCAGCCAAATCTGTTCGTGACTTTGATAAGGCAATATCGATGGTCTCTTACGGTTTTGAGGCCATAGAAGACTTTTACTCAAAATGTAGTTCGCGAAGCTTAGTTGGCAAAGTTAAGATTCCAGTTCTTTACATACAG aatgATGGTGGATCAGTTCCACTATTCTCCACTCCACGTGGTTTGATTGCAGAAAATCCTTTTACCAGCCTGCTCCTCTGTTCTTGTTCATCATCTAGAGCTACAGTATCGTGGTGCCATCATCTTACTATTGAG TGGCTTACTGCGGTAGAGCTTGGACTTCTAAAGGGCCGTCATCCTCTTCTAAAAGATGTTGACATCAGCATCAATCCTTCAAAAGGCTTAACTTTCGCAGAAGGTAGGTTGACTGGTAAAGGTGGAAACACTAAGAAGCTTTTGGATCTTTCTAGATTAAATTCTGTAAATGGCTATTCCGTTGGTCCTAGAAGAGGCATGTTAGAAGATGGTGATACAGCTCCTAGCATCCACCTTCAGTCCAGACAAGATTCACTCAAGGACATGGAACTTCAAGAGAAGGGATTGCATAGAGTGCACAATGATATGTTAGCACAGTCCAAACCTCTTGAAGCAGAGTTGGCCAAAGAGGAAGCTGAACTAGAAGATGGTGAAAGAGGGCAAGTTTTACAAACTGCACAAGTAGCTATGAATATGCTTGATGTAACCATGCCCGGAACTTTGAAAGAAGCTGAGAAGCAGAAG GTCCTGGCTGCTGTTAATCAAGGTGAGACACTTATGAAAGCTTTGCAAGATGCTGTTCCAGAAGATGTTCGTGAAAAACTCACAGCAGCTGTATCTGTTATTATGCATGCTCAAGGCACAAACTTAAAACAAGGTATTGAGAGGATTCCCAAGATGCAATCAGGGTTTAAATCAAAAGTCCACGAAAGTGTTAGTGATGTTCATTCTACAGATGAGATAAAAAGAACTGAGGGTTTGGCGGATGGGACTGATAACAATCAAGTTGGCTCAGAGAGAGCTACTGCTGGACAGGGATCAGAATCTCGGACGTTAGACAATATACAAAGCTCCAATGATGTAGGTCAATCTCAATCAATAAGTGGAGATCAAGGTGATATTTCTTCTTCAGTCAGGAAGGATGCAAGTGAAACGGGAAAAATTCATGAAAGTGATGATCTCAACAATGAAAAGGCTTCTCTACATGCTGACTCAATCGAACCAGGATCAGTAATTAATGTTAATTTGACTACCCAAGATGAAAAGGAAGGTAGCACAGACGAAATTGTTAAGTCCAAAGCTGACCCAGATGGTGGAGTAGATCGAGTTGAAATGAAGTATAATAATAGTCCCCGGCAAAAGGAAGAAAAAGTCGTGGATTCTTTGACTGACCAAAATAATGCGGCACCATCAGGATCTTCTGAAGCCCAACCAGAGGAAGGTGAAAGGAATGATAATCAGAAAAAAGATCTGCAACATCCACCTGATCAAAATAAGTCTACCATCACTGATTCCAATGCTCCAACCTTCAATGTTTCTCAAGCATTAGATGCTCTGACAGGGATGGATGATTCCACCCAAGTAGCTGTTAACAGTGTGTTTGGTGTGTTAGAAAATATGATTACTCAATTTGaggaggaaaaagaagaaaatggttCTCATGATGGACATGAGCTTAGGACTGATGATACCAACTCTGTGCCTGAGACACAAGATACATTTGGAAAAAAAGAGGGCAGTGAAAATGATAACAAATTGAGAGAAACCAAAGGCAGTAAAGATAACCAGAGTATGATTTCTGATAGATTTCATGATCCTCCCATTCATAATGATCATGGTAATAGTTCAGACTTGGGGGATGACTCAACAAGTGAATGGCTGGAGGAGGAGTCCCCACAAAATCCTGTTTCATCCGAGGGGAATGGTAGTGATGATTCTCAGGAACAAATTGTTGGCAATAGTTTGGATTTGCCAATAAACAATGATCATATAGTTGGTCGTAAAATGGTGGCCGATTATTCATATAGACCCATAAATAGCACTCCCTCGTATATAAATGCAAGTCAATATGAGGACTTTCTTCATAGTGAGTACTTCCAGAGATATTTGCTTTCAAAACAAACTACCAAACCACTAGATGTAGATACGACTACTGCTTTATTGTTTGACTACTTTCCAGAAGAAGGTCAGTGGATGCTCTTGGAACAACCAGGAGAGAATGGAGATTCTGCTGGTGATGTTACAACTCATAGCAGAGAGCCTGAGGCTCCAGCTGCTGAAGTtagcaaaatgaaaaattacatcGAACCATCATATGTGATATTAGATACTGAAAGACAGCACGACCCTTTTGGAGAGTTTGAGACCATAGACAATACAAATGGATATTCTAGAAAGGATCGTAAGGGATTAGAGGAATTGATGCAGCTTGTAAAAATCACTATATTGGATTCTTTGAGGGTGGAAGTTGATCGCAGGCTAAGTGCATCTGACATGGAAGAAATGGAATCTCAACTTGCTATAGATATTGAAACAGTTGCAACTGCAGTTTCTCTGTCCATTGGAGATTATAAGGAGCTTAATGATTTTGAGGGCAAAGAGTATGTTATTGACAATTCCTCAGAAAAAGTCGGAACTGTTAATGGAGAGAATGTTGTCAGGGCTATTTCATCTACTGTTCAGAGCACAAGTTATCTAAGGAGAGTGCTGCCAGTTGGTGTTATTATAGGATCTAGCTTAGCTGGTCTGAGAAAGTATTTTGACCTATCTACGGTTCATGATGAGTATATAAGTGAAGTTGAACCTGCTGACGAGACCCAGGTATCTAGGGAAAAGAATCATGGGAAAACTAGTATAATCGATATTGATCAATCACCAGTTTATGAAACTAGTCAAAATGGTACTTCGCATAGCCCCAGTAGCAAAGAAGTGGTAGAAACTGGtttgaaaaccctaaacaaagATGATGTCATGGTTGGTGCTGTTACAGCTGCTCTAGGAGCATCAGCTTTGCTAGCGCCACTGCCAGACAAG GATCCACTTGAAGAAAATGAAACTGCAGAAAGTTCATCCAAGCTCTTCAAGGAGAAAGGCCATCAACATAAAGAGCCTGGAATTCCTGAAGGAGCAGTAGCTGACAAACACCAAATCAACATGGTCACTAGTCTTGCTGAGAAAGCCTTGTCAGTTGCTGGTCCTGTTGTACCTATGAAGGAGGATGGTGAATTGGATCAAGAAAG ATTGGTTGCTATGTTAGCAGATTTGGGACAAAGGGGCGGTGTGTTGCGGCTAGTTGGTAAAATTGCTTTGCTTTGGGGTGGTATACGTGGTGCAATGAGTCTAACAGATAGGCTTATCACATTTCTGCATATAGCTGAACGCCCCTTATACCAAAG GATTCTTGGCTTTGTCGGCATGGTTCTTGTTTTATGGTCACCAGTTATTGTTCCATTGCTTCCAGCTCTTGTGCAGAGCTGGACTAAAAACACTCCCGCCAAGTTTGCTGAACTTGTTTCCATTCTTGGCTTTTACGTTGCTCTCATGATACTTGTCTTGTTATGGGGTAAAAGAATACGTGGTTATCAAAATCCACATGAGCAGTATGGACTGGAGTTGACATCATCAACG ATCAAAGGTCTTCTCATGGGCTTGATTGGAGGAGTCATACTCGTAGTGTCAATACAATCTGTAAATTCTTTGCTTGGCTGTGTCAGTTGGTCTTGGCCTTCAAATCTTCTTCCATCCTCTTTGGACTTAGTGGCTAGGCTCAAAGTTTATGGGAAACTGCTTGTGTTTGCTGTTCGAGGAATTGCTACTGCAACTGGCATTGTGCTCGTTGAAGAACTGGTTTTTAGGTCATGGCTACCTGATGAAATTGCCGCAGATTTTGGCTATCATTGGGGAATTATTATATCAGGACTTGCATTTTCTTTGTTCCAGAG GTCTCTAATGGCGATACCAGGGTTATGGCTTTTATCATTAGCTCTATCGGGCATTCGGCAAAGAAATGAGGGCAGCCTCTCGGTTCCAATTGGGTTGCGGACTGGAATAATGGCTTCAAGTTTTGTTCTACAAACAAGTGGGTTTCCAATTTATAAGGCCAACCATCCTCTGTGGGTAACTGAAGCTTGCCCCTTTCAACCATTTAGTGGAGTAGTGGGTGTTGCATTTGCTTTATTGTTGGCAACTATTGTATATCCAAGACAACCTCTAGAGCACAAGAACCTCAAAGAAGAATTGTAG
- the LOC107907079 gene encoding uncharacterized protein isoform X2 — MGVGWGYGANMLTKYLAEAGEKTPLTAATCIDNPFDLEEATRLTPYHIALNEKLTSGLVDILRSNKELFLGRAKGFDVEKALSAKSVRDFDKAISMVSYGFEAIEDFYSKCSSRSLVGKVKIPVLYIQNDGGSVPLFSTPRGLIAENPFTSLLLCSCSSSRATVSWCHHLTIEWLTAVELGLLKGRHPLLKDVDISINPSKGLTFAEGRLTGKGGNTKKLLDLSRLNSVNGYSVGPRRGMLEDGDTAPSIHLQSRQDSLKDMELQEKGLHRVHNDMLAQSKPLEAELAKEEAELEDGERGQVLQTAQVAMNMLDVTMPGTLKEAEKQKVLAAVNQGETLMKALQDAVPEDVREKLTAAVSVIMHAQGTNLKQGIERIPKMQSGFKSKVHESVSDVHSTDEIKRTEGLADGTDNNQVGSERATAGQGSESRTLDNIQSSNDVGQSQSISGDQGDISSSVRKDASETGKIHESDDLNNEKASLHADSIEPGSVINVNLTTQDEKEGSTDEIVKSKADPDGGVDRVEMKYNNSPRQKEEKVVDSLTDQNNAAPSGSSEAQPEEGERNDNQKKDLQHPPDQNKSTITDSNAPTFNVSQALDALTGMDDSTQVAVNSVFGVLENMITQFEEEKEENGSHDGHELRTDDTNSVPETQDTFGKKEGSENDNKLRETKGSKDNQSMISDRFHDPPIHNDHGNSSDLGDDSTSEWLEEESPQNPVSSEGNGSDDSQEQIVGNSLDLPINNDHIVGRKMVADYSYRPINSTPSYINASQYEDFLHSEYFQRYLLSKQTTKPLDVDTTTALLFDYFPEEGQWMLLEQPGENGDSAGDVTTHSREPEAPAAEVSKMKNYIEPSYVILDTERQHDPFGEFETIDNTNGYSRKDRKGLEELMQLVKITILDSLRVEVDRRLSASDMEEMESQLAIDIETVATAVSLSIGDYKELNDFEGKEYVIDNSSEKVGTVNGENVVRAISSTVQSTSYLRRVLPVGVIIGSSLAGLRKYFDLSTVHDEYISEVEPADETQVSREKNHGKTSIIDIDQSPVYETSQNGTSHSPSSKEVVETGLKTLNKDDVMVGAVTAALGASALLAPLPDKDPLEENETAESSSKLFKEKGHQHKEPGIPEGAVADKHQINMVTSLAEKALSVAGPVVPMKEDGELDQERLVAMLADLGQRGGVLRLVGKIALLWGGIRGAMSLTDRLITFLHIAERPLYQRILGFVGMVLVLWSPVIVPLLPALVQSWTKNTPAKFAELVSILGFYVALMILVLLWGKRIRGYQNPHEQYGLELTSSTIKGLLMGLIGGVILVVSIQSVNSLLGCVSWSWPSNLLPSSLDLVARLKVYGKLLVFAVRGIATATGIVLVEELVFRSWLPDEIAADFGYHWGIIISGLAFSLFQRSLMAIPGLWLLSLALSGIRQRNEGSLSVPIGLRTGIMASSFVLQTSGFPIYKANHPLWVTEACPFQPFSGVVGVAFALLLATIVYPRQPLEHKNLKEEL; from the exons ATGGGTGTTGGCTGGGGATATGGCGCAAACATGTTGACGAAATACTTGGCAGAAGCTGGTGAGAAAACACCTCTGACAGCTGCGACTTGCATAGATAATCCTTTTGACTTGGAGGAGGCCACAAGATTGACTCCCTATCACATTGCTTTAAATGAAAAACTCACTAGTGGACTTGTAGATATTCTACGATCTAATAAG GAACTATTTCTGGGCCGAGCAAAAGGGTTTGATGTGGAAAAGGCTCTATCAGCCAAATCTGTTCGTGACTTTGATAAGGCAATATCGATGGTCTCTTACGGTTTTGAGGCCATAGAAGACTTTTACTCAAAATGTAGTTCGCGAAGCTTAGTTGGCAAAGTTAAGATTCCAGTTCTTTACATACAG aatgATGGTGGATCAGTTCCACTATTCTCCACTCCACGTGGTTTGATTGCAGAAAATCCTTTTACCAGCCTGCTCCTCTGTTCTTGTTCATCATCTAGAGCTACAGTATCGTGGTGCCATCATCTTACTATTGAG TGGCTTACTGCGGTAGAGCTTGGACTTCTAAAGGGCCGTCATCCTCTTCTAAAAGATGTTGACATCAGCATCAATCCTTCAAAAGGCTTAACTTTCGCAGAAGGTAGGTTGACTGGTAAAGGTGGAAACACTAAGAAGCTTTTGGATCTTTCTAGATTAAATTCTGTAAATGGCTATTCCGTTGGTCCTAGAAGAGGCATGTTAGAAGATGGTGATACAGCTCCTAGCATCCACCTTCAGTCCAGACAAGATTCACTCAAGGACATGGAACTTCAAGAGAAGGGATTGCATAGAGTGCACAATGATATGTTAGCACAGTCCAAACCTCTTGAAGCAGAGTTGGCCAAAGAGGAAGCTGAACTAGAAGATGGTGAAAGAGGGCAAGTTTTACAAACTGCACAAGTAGCTATGAATATGCTTGATGTAACCATGCCCGGAACTTTGAAAGAAGCTGAGAAGCAGAAG GTCCTGGCTGCTGTTAATCAAGGTGAGACACTTATGAAAGCTTTGCAAGATGCTGTTCCAGAAGATGTTCGTGAAAAACTCACAGCAGCTGTATCTGTTATTATGCATGCTCAAGGCACAAACTTAAAACAAGGTATTGAGAGGATTCCCAAGATGCAATCAGGGTTTAAATCAAAAGTCCACGAAAGTGTTAGTGATGTTCATTCTACAGATGAGATAAAAAGAACTGAGGGTTTGGCGGATGGGACTGATAACAATCAAGTTGGCTCAGAGAGAGCTACTGCTGGACAGGGATCAGAATCTCGGACGTTAGACAATATACAAAGCTCCAATGATGTAGGTCAATCTCAATCAATAAGTGGAGATCAAGGTGATATTTCTTCTTCAGTCAGGAAGGATGCAAGTGAAACGGGAAAAATTCATGAAAGTGATGATCTCAACAATGAAAAGGCTTCTCTACATGCTGACTCAATCGAACCAGGATCAGTAATTAATGTTAATTTGACTACCCAAGATGAAAAGGAAGGTAGCACAGACGAAATTGTTAAGTCCAAAGCTGACCCAGATGGTGGAGTAGATCGAGTTGAAATGAAGTATAATAATAGTCCCCGGCAAAAGGAAGAAAAAGTCGTGGATTCTTTGACTGACCAAAATAATGCGGCACCATCAGGATCTTCTGAAGCCCAACCAGAGGAAGGTGAAAGGAATGATAATCAGAAAAAAGATCTGCAACATCCACCTGATCAAAATAAGTCTACCATCACTGATTCCAATGCTCCAACCTTCAATGTTTCTCAAGCATTAGATGCTCTGACAGGGATGGATGATTCCACCCAAGTAGCTGTTAACAGTGTGTTTGGTGTGTTAGAAAATATGATTACTCAATTTGaggaggaaaaagaagaaaatggttCTCATGATGGACATGAGCTTAGGACTGATGATACCAACTCTGTGCCTGAGACACAAGATACATTTGGAAAAAAAGAGGGCAGTGAAAATGATAACAAATTGAGAGAAACCAAAGGCAGTAAAGATAACCAGAGTATGATTTCTGATAGATTTCATGATCCTCCCATTCATAATGATCATGGTAATAGTTCAGACTTGGGGGATGACTCAACAAGTGAATGGCTGGAGGAGGAGTCCCCACAAAATCCTGTTTCATCCGAGGGGAATGGTAGTGATGATTCTCAGGAACAAATTGTTGGCAATAGTTTGGATTTGCCAATAAACAATGATCATATAGTTGGTCGTAAAATGGTGGCCGATTATTCATATAGACCCATAAATAGCACTCCCTCGTATATAAATGCAAGTCAATATGAGGACTTTCTTCATAGTGAGTACTTCCAGAGATATTTGCTTTCAAAACAAACTACCAAACCACTAGATGTAGATACGACTACTGCTTTATTGTTTGACTACTTTCCAGAAGAAGGTCAGTGGATGCTCTTGGAACAACCAGGAGAGAATGGAGATTCTGCTGGTGATGTTACAACTCATAGCAGAGAGCCTGAGGCTCCAGCTGCTGAAGTtagcaaaatgaaaaattacatcGAACCATCATATGTGATATTAGATACTGAAAGACAGCACGACCCTTTTGGAGAGTTTGAGACCATAGACAATACAAATGGATATTCTAGAAAGGATCGTAAGGGATTAGAGGAATTGATGCAGCTTGTAAAAATCACTATATTGGATTCTTTGAGGGTGGAAGTTGATCGCAGGCTAAGTGCATCTGACATGGAAGAAATGGAATCTCAACTTGCTATAGATATTGAAACAGTTGCAACTGCAGTTTCTCTGTCCATTGGAGATTATAAGGAGCTTAATGATTTTGAGGGCAAAGAGTATGTTATTGACAATTCCTCAGAAAAAGTCGGAACTGTTAATGGAGAGAATGTTGTCAGGGCTATTTCATCTACTGTTCAGAGCACAAGTTATCTAAGGAGAGTGCTGCCAGTTGGTGTTATTATAGGATCTAGCTTAGCTGGTCTGAGAAAGTATTTTGACCTATCTACGGTTCATGATGAGTATATAAGTGAAGTTGAACCTGCTGACGAGACCCAGGTATCTAGGGAAAAGAATCATGGGAAAACTAGTATAATCGATATTGATCAATCACCAGTTTATGAAACTAGTCAAAATGGTACTTCGCATAGCCCCAGTAGCAAAGAAGTGGTAGAAACTGGtttgaaaaccctaaacaaagATGATGTCATGGTTGGTGCTGTTACAGCTGCTCTAGGAGCATCAGCTTTGCTAGCGCCACTGCCAGACAAG GATCCACTTGAAGAAAATGAAACTGCAGAAAGTTCATCCAAGCTCTTCAAGGAGAAAGGCCATCAACATAAAGAGCCTGGAATTCCTGAAGGAGCAGTAGCTGACAAACACCAAATCAACATGGTCACTAGTCTTGCTGAGAAAGCCTTGTCAGTTGCTGGTCCTGTTGTACCTATGAAGGAGGATGGTGAATTGGATCAAGAAAG ATTGGTTGCTATGTTAGCAGATTTGGGACAAAGGGGCGGTGTGTTGCGGCTAGTTGGTAAAATTGCTTTGCTTTGGGGTGGTATACGTGGTGCAATGAGTCTAACAGATAGGCTTATCACATTTCTGCATATAGCTGAACGCCCCTTATACCAAAG GATTCTTGGCTTTGTCGGCATGGTTCTTGTTTTATGGTCACCAGTTATTGTTCCATTGCTTCCAGCTCTTGTGCAGAGCTGGACTAAAAACACTCCCGCCAAGTTTGCTGAACTTGTTTCCATTCTTGGCTTTTACGTTGCTCTCATGATACTTGTCTTGTTATGGGGTAAAAGAATACGTGGTTATCAAAATCCACATGAGCAGTATGGACTGGAGTTGACATCATCAACG ATCAAAGGTCTTCTCATGGGCTTGATTGGAGGAGTCATACTCGTAGTGTCAATACAATCTGTAAATTCTTTGCTTGGCTGTGTCAGTTGGTCTTGGCCTTCAAATCTTCTTCCATCCTCTTTGGACTTAGTGGCTAGGCTCAAAGTTTATGGGAAACTGCTTGTGTTTGCTGTTCGAGGAATTGCTACTGCAACTGGCATTGTGCTCGTTGAAGAACTGGTTTTTAGGTCATGGCTACCTGATGAAATTGCCGCAGATTTTGGCTATCATTGGGGAATTATTATATCAGGACTTGCATTTTCTTTGTTCCAGAG GTCTCTAATGGCGATACCAGGGTTATGGCTTTTATCATTAGCTCTATCGGGCATTCGGCAAAGAAATGAGGGCAGCCTCTCGGTTCCAATTGGGTTGCGGACTGGAATAATGGCTTCAAGTTTTGTTCTACAAACAAGTGGGTTTCCAATTTATAAGGCCAACCATCCTCTGTGGGTAACTGAAGCTTGCCCCTTTCAACCATTTAGTGGAGTAGTGGGTGTTGCATTTGCTTTATTGTTGGCAACTATTGTATATCCAAGACAACCTCTAGAGCACAAGAACCTCAAAGAAGAATTGTAG